Proteins encoded within one genomic window of Haematobia irritans isolate KBUSLIRL chromosome 5, ASM5000362v1, whole genome shotgun sequence:
- the LOC142239210 gene encoding uncharacterized protein LOC142239210: MDACEAPPNKKPRTKPKVVKDWEDEDVFKLITFVESQPCLWNAGDEGYHNKMLRDNAWKSICEGFEDKFSQIDVNAKWTNLRIQYRGYAARAKTKSGQGYVEQPKWKFFNAMSFVGRVEDQQTQRTISNYFSEVESDCDVSEFNLPSAIYTTPSQTSRRQQTSSSQSATTQIAETMREAISAMKDKNENALNPNATFANYLLSELKTLNDDSAAIVRKKVTLFFLQCLDEARN; encoded by the exons ATGGATGCTTGCGAGGCTCCTCCGAACAAGAAGCCGCGAACAAAGCCGAAAGTGGTAAAAGATTGGGAGGACGAAGATGTTTTCAAGCTGATTACTTTCGTTGAAAGTCAACCTTGCTTGTGGAATGCTGGCGATGAAGGTTACCATAACAAAATGCTACGGGATAATGCATGGAAAAGCATTTGTGAAGGCTTTgaagacaaattttctcaaatagatgtaaatGCAAAGTGGACAAATTTACGTATACAATATCGAGGCTACGCAGCTAGAGCTAAAACAAAATCTGGCCAGGGCTACGTTGAGCAGCCAAAGTGGAAATTTTTCAATGCTATGAGTTTTGTTGGGCGAGTTGAAGACCAACaaactcagcgtacaatttcaaattatttttcggAGGTTGAGTCTGACTGTGacg tttcCGAATTCAATTTACCCTCTGCAATATATACAACACCATCACAAACGTCCCGGCGGCAACAAACATCCAGTTCCCAATCGGCAACCACGCAGATTGCCGAAACAATGCGCGAGGCTATTTCGGCAATGAaagataaaaatgaaaatgcatTAAATCCAAATGCTACCTTCGCAAACTATTtacttagtgaactaaaaacatTAAATGATGATTCTGCAGCAATTGTTCGCAAGAAGGTTACACTGTTTTTCTTGCAGTGCTTGGATGAAGCAAGGAATTAG